Proteins from a genomic interval of Sulfurimonas sp.:
- a CDS encoding DUF1882 domain-containing protein, protein MTAMDLKLIKMLTDHYWIKKDEVVNKIVFKGRTFYNKFEKVNSTLSQSVINQHTKGEITVAHSLINKLGKVENIVIDYNGRDPERFYHKTQLLLREEGFINFTAFKTKTEGHLHVYIHKGHTTLQEAIQLGKMISMKLAAKQPKQWRMFPNDEMPEEYNILTLPYEVYSKERGASWSKHM, encoded by the coding sequence ATGACGGCGATGGATTTAAAACTTATAAAAATGCTAACGGATCACTACTGGATTAAAAAAGACGAAGTAGTCAATAAAATAGTTTTTAAGGGTCGTACATTTTATAATAAGTTTGAAAAAGTAAATTCAACACTATCGCAAAGCGTCATAAACCAGCATACAAAGGGTGAGATAACCGTAGCTCACTCTTTGATCAACAAACTCGGCAAAGTCGAAAATATAGTAATCGACTACAACGGAAGGGATCCTGAGCGTTTTTACCACAAGACTCAACTTCTTCTTCGTGAAGAGGGTTTTATAAACTTTACCGCTTTTAAAACGAAAACAGAGGGTCATCTTCATGTTTACATACACAAAGGGCATACTACTCTTCAAGAAGCCATACAACTCGGAAAAATGATAAGCATGAAACTAGCGGCAAAACAGCCTAAACAGTGGAGAATGTTTCCAAACGACGAAATGCCCGAAGAGTACAATATACTGACTCTTCCGTATGAAGTTTATTCTAAAGAGCGAGGTGCTTCTTGGTCAAAGCACATGTAG
- a CDS encoding shikimate dehydrogenase, protein MKLFAVFGDPVAHSRSPLMHNSVFKNLNYKACYTRIHLQDGSKLRETFFALGLSGANITVPHKEAAYMACDEVRGFAKKVGVVNTLVNENGRLIGYNTDADGFMFAIKEFGDIKNILVLGAGGTAKALSARFMEDGIKVSVLNRSKERLAYFRELGCDCFIWEDFTIGKYDLVVNTTSAGLKDEELPAPLKLIEKILDNSSFAADAIYGKVTPFLKLSKGKNIICKDGADMLLGQGVLANELFVNYELKTNDIKLHMSKSFEL, encoded by the coding sequence ATGAAGTTATTTGCCGTATTTGGCGACCCTGTTGCGCACTCCCGCTCTCCTCTTATGCACAACAGCGTATTTAAAAACTTAAACTACAAAGCTTGCTACACGAGAATTCATCTTCAAGATGGTTCAAAACTAAGAGAGACTTTTTTTGCTCTGGGTCTTAGCGGCGCAAATATTACCGTTCCTCATAAGGAAGCGGCATACATGGCTTGTGATGAAGTTCGCGGTTTTGCAAAAAAAGTGGGTGTTGTAAATACACTTGTAAATGAAAACGGCAGATTAATCGGCTACAACACCGATGCGGACGGTTTTATGTTCGCCATAAAAGAGTTCGGAGACATAAAAAATATTTTAGTTTTAGGTGCGGGCGGAACTGCAAAAGCGTTGTCTGCAAGATTTATGGAAGATGGCATAAAAGTAAGCGTTTTAAACAGAAGCAAAGAGAGGCTTGCATACTTTAGAGAACTTGGTTGTGACTGCTTTATCTGGGAAGATTTTACAATCGGTAAGTATGATTTGGTTGTAAACACGACAAGTGCGGGGCTTAAAGATGAAGAGCTGCCGGCTCCATTAAAGTTGATAGAAAAAATTTTAGATAACTCATCTTTTGCGGCTGATGCTATCTACGGCAAAGTAACACCGTTTTTAAAACTCTCCAAAGGCAAAAACATCATCTGCAAAGACGGTGCCGATATGCTTCTGGGTCAAGGTGTTTTGGCAAATGAACTCTTTGTAAACTATGAGTTAAAAACAAATGACATCAAACTTCATATGTCAAAAAGTTTTGAACTTTGA
- a CDS encoding serine hydroxymethyltransferase — translation MGFLQDYDKEIFDLCEKELERQTDHLEMIASENFTLPAVMEAMGSVFTNKYAEGYPGKRYYGGCEYADGVEQLAIDRACKLFGCNFANVQPHSGSQANAAVYAALLNAGDKLLGMDLSHGGHLTHGSKPSFSGKNYHSFTYGVELDGRMNYDKIMEIAKAVQPKIIVCGASAYAREIDFAKFREIADAVGAILFADIAHVAGLVAAGEHPSPFPHAHVVTTTTHKTLAGPRGGMIMTNDEEMAKKLNSAIFPGIQGGPLVHVIAAKAVGFKYNLSPEWKEYAKQVKANARVLGEVLVKRGYELVSGGTDNHLILLSFINRDFSGKDADIALGNAGITVNKNTVPGETRSPFVTSGIRIGSPALTSRGMKEKEFEFIANKIADVLDDINNTELQANIKKELKALAQNFVIYNQSTY, via the coding sequence ATGGGTTTTTTACAAGATTACGATAAAGAAATTTTCGATTTATGCGAAAAAGAGCTGGAGAGACAAACCGACCACTTAGAGATGATTGCATCTGAGAACTTTACGCTTCCGGCTGTTATGGAAGCAATGGGATCAGTTTTTACAAACAAGTATGCAGAGGGTTATCCGGGTAAGAGATACTACGGCGGTTGTGAATATGCAGACGGCGTTGAGCAGTTGGCGATTGACAGAGCGTGCAAGCTGTTTGGATGTAACTTTGCAAATGTTCAGCCTCACTCAGGAAGCCAAGCAAATGCAGCAGTTTATGCGGCACTTTTAAATGCAGGCGACAAGCTTTTAGGAATGGATCTTAGCCACGGCGGTCACTTGACACATGGTTCTAAGCCAAGCTTTTCAGGAAAAAACTACCACTCTTTTACTTACGGTGTAGAGCTTGACGGTCGTATGAACTATGACAAAATCATGGAAATCGCAAAAGCGGTACAGCCAAAAATTATCGTTTGCGGTGCTTCTGCTTACGCTAGAGAGATAGATTTTGCAAAATTCCGTGAGATTGCCGATGCGGTTGGAGCAATTTTATTTGCCGACATTGCCCATGTTGCAGGTCTTGTTGCAGCGGGAGAGCATCCTAGTCCATTCCCTCATGCACATGTTGTTACAACTACAACACACAAAACTCTTGCAGGTCCAAGAGGCGGTATGATTATGACAAACGACGAGGAGATGGCAAAAAAACTTAACTCTGCCATCTTCCCGGGTATCCAAGGCGGGCCGCTTGTTCATGTTATCGCCGCAAAAGCAGTAGGTTTCAAGTACAACCTCTCTCCTGAGTGGAAAGAGTACGCTAAACAGGTAAAAGCAAATGCAAGAGTGTTAGGCGAAGTTCTTGTTAAAAGAGGCTATGAGCTTGTAAGCGGCGGAACAGATAACCATCTTATTCTTCTTTCTTTCATCAACCGTGATTTTTCAGGTAAAGATGCAGATATTGCTCTTGGCAATGCGGGCATTACCGTAAACAAAAACACTGTTCCCGGTGAGACGAGAAGCCCGTTTGTGACTTCAGGTATCCGTATCGGAAGCCCTGCGCTTACAAGCAGAGGTATGAAAGAAAAAGAGTTTGAATTTATTGCAAATAAAATTGCCGATGTTCTTGATGATATCAACAATACTGAGCTGCAAGCAAATATCAAAAAAGAGTTAAAAGCATTGGCTCAAAACTTTGTAATATACAATCAATCAACATATTAA
- a CDS encoding GGDEF domain-containing protein: protein MQKNDLKALIEEIYENLLERIDADENATKGQVVNYLKDAIDIVSNINDKDIDSIEHAKAAFSNSYKELVSQSLSSYKSTNQKFGELTQLNEQTLQKCNNKQIDLETLTTKFSEIQTHMTDEVKKANQIISELSEKVRTLEETTNLDPLTKVFNRRALISYLNGVCSNKNIPYSLHVLMLDIDHFKAINDTYGHIAGDKILIFISNILRKTLRDGDKIFRFGGEEFTVILNRNNDEDSEAIANRILKLICSNKLVYMGENISVTASIGMTKFVENDTPDTLLSRADKALYASKHNGKNMVSKVMK, encoded by the coding sequence ATGCAAAAAAACGATTTAAAAGCACTTATAGAAGAGATTTATGAAAACCTCCTCGAGCGCATTGATGCAGATGAAAATGCAACAAAAGGGCAAGTTGTCAACTATCTAAAAGATGCTATTGATATCGTTTCAAATATTAACGATAAAGATATCGACTCCATTGAGCACGCAAAAGCGGCTTTTAGCAATTCATACAAAGAGCTTGTAAGCCAAAGTTTAAGTTCATATAAAAGCACTAATCAAAAATTTGGAGAGTTGACACAACTCAATGAACAGACACTGCAAAAGTGCAATAACAAACAAATTGATTTGGAAACTTTGACGACTAAATTTAGCGAGATTCAAACTCATATGACCGACGAAGTGAAAAAAGCAAATCAAATTATCTCAGAGCTATCGGAAAAAGTCAGAACGCTGGAAGAAACCACAAATTTAGACCCGCTTACAAAAGTTTTTAACAGAAGAGCCTTAATATCATATCTTAACGGCGTATGCTCAAATAAAAACATACCGTACAGTCTGCATGTGCTAATGCTTGACATAGACCATTTTAAAGCAATAAACGATACCTACGGGCATATAGCCGGCGATAAAATTTTAATTTTTATTTCTAATATCCTTAGAAAAACACTCAGAGACGGAGATAAAATCTTTAGGTTTGGCGGAGAAGAGTTTACGGTTATACTAAATCGCAACAATGATGAAGACAGCGAAGCAATCGCAAATAGAATTTTAAAACTGATTTGTTCAAACAAACTGGTTTATATGGGTGAAAATATATCCGTTACGGCAAGTATCGGGATGACTAAATTTGTTGAAAACGATACGCCGGACACACTCCTCTCCAGAGCGGACAAAGCTCTTTACGCTTCTAAACATAATGGCAAAAACATGGTCTCTAAGGTAATGAAATAA
- a CDS encoding chorismate-binding protein, producing MIYSKQFIQDQLAPIAVYAKLKTLFKDEISYLFESAGGSEGNYSFICIGARERIQYIDNQTLYTDINGVVHTKEESPFIFLKNYYKNIDTSIYKKATSELKVGFVDGFIGYIGYDMVKVFEPKLHTTMDGLKDELNTPDLDLILPKIVLVYSHKNYQLTLISTLKEMSDKFEAVEAELKNSYEYVHMKRNIGDDKGSFAFSKEQFFEMVDKSKEMIRSGDVFQILMTNRFTRKIKVDPFSFYRILRSKNPSPYMFLMEYEDFNIVGSSPEVMVRVTNGELLLRPIAGTRKRGATKQRDMELEAELLQDPKELSEHLMLIDLGRNDVSRVAKTGSVKVENMMHIERFSHVMHIVSDVTATLADDKDMFDLFMATFTAGTMTGAPKIRAMELIAEYEGLKRGFYSGSIGYFGFDGNMDSAITIRTALVKEDKVVLQAGAGVVADSQNELEYLEVKNKLGALVASLEDLD from the coding sequence TTGATTTACTCTAAACAATTTATACAAGACCAACTAGCTCCTATCGCTGTTTATGCAAAACTTAAAACACTTTTTAAAGATGAAATTTCATATCTTTTTGAAAGCGCCGGAGGAAGCGAAGGAAACTACAGCTTTATCTGTATCGGTGCAAGAGAGAGAATTCAGTATATAGATAATCAGACACTTTATACCGATATAAACGGTGTTGTACATACGAAAGAAGAATCTCCGTTTATTTTTTTAAAAAACTACTATAAAAATATAGATACTTCAATATATAAAAAAGCTACAAGTGAACTTAAAGTGGGCTTCGTAGACGGCTTTATCGGTTATATCGGTTATGATATGGTCAAGGTTTTTGAGCCAAAACTTCATACGACTATGGATGGTTTAAAAGATGAGTTAAATACTCCCGATTTGGATCTTATACTTCCGAAAATCGTTTTGGTTTATTCTCATAAAAATTATCAATTAACTCTTATTTCAACACTTAAAGAGATGAGCGATAAGTTTGAAGCGGTCGAAGCCGAACTAAAAAACTCTTATGAATATGTTCATATGAAGAGAAACATAGGGGATGACAAAGGCAGCTTTGCATTCTCTAAAGAGCAGTTTTTTGAGATGGTAGACAAATCAAAAGAGATGATAAGAAGCGGTGATGTTTTTCAAATCCTTATGACAAACCGTTTTACAAGAAAGATAAAAGTAGATCCGTTTAGTTTTTACAGAATACTCCGAAGCAAAAACCCATCACCTTATATGTTTTTGATGGAGTATGAGGATTTCAATATCGTCGGCTCTTCACCTGAGGTTATGGTAAGAGTTACAAACGGAGAGCTTCTGCTTCGCCCCATAGCGGGAACAAGAAAAAGGGGTGCTACAAAACAGAGAGATATGGAGCTAGAAGCTGAACTGCTTCAAGACCCAAAAGAGCTCTCAGAACATCTTATGCTTATAGATCTTGGAAGAAACGATGTTAGCCGTGTAGCAAAAACTGGAAGCGTAAAAGTTGAAAATATGATGCACATTGAGAGATTTTCGCATGTTATGCACATCGTCTCAGATGTTACGGCTACGCTTGCGGACGATAAAGATATGTTTGACCTCTTTATGGCGACTTTTACGGCAGGAACTATGACGGGTGCGCCAAAGATAAGAGCGATGGAGCTTATAGCAGAGTACGAGGGACTAAAGCGAGGTTTTTACAGCGGAAGCATAGGCTACTTTGGATTTGACGGCAATATGGACAGTGCTATCACCATAAGAACTGCTTTGGTAAAAGAGGACAAAGTTGTTCTTCAAGCGGGTGCAGGCGTTGTAGCCGACAGTCAAAATGAGCTTGAGTATTTGGAAGTAAAAAACAAACTCGGCGCTCTTGTTGCTTCGCTGGAAGATTTAGACTAA
- the lysS gene encoding lysine--tRNA ligase, translated as MVFDNKFIQQRIEKAELLRKEGINPYSNNSKRNTTIEKFLNVNSDIINKENKRDENRHYTLSGRIKLFRIMGKASFIQIEDESGVLQVYVARDHLKEDFYNETFKKNIEVGDIVEVSGYPFVTGQGELSLHADELRLLTKAISPLPEKFHGITDKETRYRKRYLDLIMNADVRKTFKIRSKVISLTRRFFEDKGFLEVETPMMHPIAGGANAKPFITHHNALGIDRYLRIAPELYLKRLIVGGFEAVFEINRNFRNEGMDATHNPEFTSIEFYWAYKTYKDLIEITKEYFRYLFDHLNLPTQLPYGDMEVDFSRFSEVPLIESLTTIGGVPQDIVNDKEKIVAFLKSKNIQVKNGLNLGQLQGELFDEFVEEKLINPTFITEYPVEISPLARRSDKNPAITERFELFIAGREIANAFSELNDPIDQLQRFEAQGAAKENGDDEAHEMDLDFIEALSYGMAPTAGQGIGIDRLVMLLTNEHSIRDVLLFPAMKPLHNEEKNEENE; from the coding sequence TTGGTTTTTGATAATAAATTTATACAACAAAGAATTGAAAAAGCAGAACTTCTAAGAAAAGAAGGGATTAATCCATATTCTAACAACTCTAAAAGAAATACGACAATTGAAAAATTTTTAAATGTAAACTCCGATATTATTAATAAAGAGAACAAAAGAGACGAAAATCGCCACTATACTTTAAGCGGTCGTATAAAACTATTTAGAATTATGGGAAAAGCCAGTTTTATTCAAATCGAAGATGAGAGCGGAGTGCTTCAAGTCTATGTAGCAAGAGACCATCTTAAAGAAGACTTCTATAATGAGACTTTTAAAAAAAATATAGAAGTCGGAGATATCGTAGAAGTTAGCGGATACCCTTTTGTAACCGGTCAAGGCGAGTTATCTCTGCATGCGGATGAACTAAGACTTTTAACAAAAGCTATATCACCGTTGCCTGAAAAATTTCACGGTATAACGGATAAAGAGACAAGATACAGAAAAAGATATCTCGACCTTATAATGAACGCGGATGTCCGTAAAACATTCAAAATTCGTTCAAAAGTCATCTCTCTGACTCGCCGTTTCTTTGAAGACAAAGGCTTTTTAGAAGTTGAAACTCCTATGATGCATCCGATAGCCGGCGGTGCAAACGCTAAACCGTTTATTACCCATCACAACGCGCTTGGCATCGACAGATACTTGCGAATCGCTCCTGAACTCTATCTAAAAAGACTTATTGTCGGTGGTTTTGAAGCTGTTTTTGAGATAAACCGCAACTTTAGAAATGAGGGCATGGACGCTACTCACAACCCTGAGTTTACCTCTATAGAGTTCTACTGGGCATACAAAACATACAAAGATTTGATTGAAATCACAAAAGAGTATTTTAGATATCTATTTGACCACTTAAATCTGCCTACACAGCTTCCTTACGGAGATATGGAAGTCGATTTTAGCCGCTTTAGCGAAGTACCTCTTATCGAGTCTCTCACTACTATCGGCGGAGTTCCGCAAGATATAGTCAACGACAAAGAGAAGATAGTTGCATTTTTAAAGAGCAAAAATATTCAGGTAAAAAACGGTCTAAATTTAGGTCAACTTCAAGGTGAACTATTTGACGAGTTTGTTGAAGAGAAACTTATAAATCCTACTTTTATTACAGAGTATCCGGTTGAAATCTCTCCGCTTGCAAGAAGAAGCGACAAAAATCCGGCTATTACAGAGAGATTTGAGCTTTTCATTGCAGGACGCGAAATTGCCAACGCTTTTAGCGAGTTGAATGACCCAATTGATCAGCTACAAAGATTTGAAGCTCAAGGTGCAGCTAAAGAGAACGGTGACGATGAAGCGCATGAAATGGATTTGGATTTTATAGAGGCACTTAGCTACGGCATGGCTCCGACAGCCGGTCAAGGTATAGGCATAGACAGACTTGTAATGCTGCTCACAAACGAGCACTCAATCAGAGATGTTCTGCTCTTCCCTGCTATGAAACCACTACACAACGAAGAGAAAAACGAAGAAAACGAGTAG
- a CDS encoding carbamoyltransferase HypF, whose translation MFYSIEIRGVVQGVGFRPFIYNLAVSSGLNGQVSNNGYGVSILLDACQEDMNLFVQKIRQSRPPLCEIDSIKITQIKKTKSFEGFSIEMSKSTKTLSSHIPSDIAMCAECESELSDKTNRRFEYPFITCTNCGPRYSIIKNLPYDRKNTSMDEFVMCKKCAAEYENPKDRRYHAQPIGCHECGASLSLFDNSGTKIESKNIVDIVVQAISEGKIVAIKGIGGYHLVCDASNDKAVKLLRERKKRPSKPFGIMVKDIDVAKKIAYMNAKEEELFCSNRRPIVLLKKRYNKAPDFLHNLKIRFQSKFGMTKFLSLSHPELDSGSSFARNLLSDFVAPNINQIGLFLAYTPLHHLILQKLNRPVVATSANISDEPLCTAYDDIIKLLGIWDYCLEHNREILNSCDDSVAFVENEKVFMLRNARGYAPTYLKLPKTTDKKILALGANQKSTVAITVEDSVILSPYIGDLGSLSSINHFKSHMETLKRIYDFTPDVVVCDKHPNYESTKYAKELKAQNKDIELLQVQHHYAHILATMGVNGITTKVLGVSFDGTGYGDDGNLWGGEFLVCDLEGYERIGQFKYFKLIGGEKAIKEPRRVALSFLFEIYGNEVFNLNNPTINSFSSSEIKTLLRAWRNGLNAPLSSSCGRLFDAVASLLDIVQVCSYEGESGLLLESLYDENIAEYYEFGTQDNEIDFSQIVKQILDEKYVRVAVSKFFNTIVEIVYGMHKKYDLPLVLSGGVFQNRVLLRLIMRKIPDVILPEKFVSNDGAIAYGQAIAAASKFKTF comes from the coding sequence ATGTTTTATTCAATAGAGATAAGAGGAGTGGTGCAGGGGGTTGGTTTTCGTCCTTTTATCTACAACCTTGCCGTTTCATCGGGGCTAAATGGTCAAGTTTCAAACAACGGTTACGGCGTGTCGATACTGCTTGATGCCTGCCAAGAAGATATGAATCTATTTGTCCAAAAAATCAGACAAAGCAGACCGCCCCTTTGCGAGATAGACTCCATAAAAATCACTCAAATAAAAAAAACAAAATCGTTTGAGGGCTTTAGCATAGAGATGAGCAAAAGTACCAAAACTCTATCAAGCCATATACCCTCAGACATCGCAATGTGCGCGGAGTGCGAGAGTGAACTTAGCGATAAAACCAACCGTAGATTTGAGTACCCCTTTATCACATGCACAAATTGCGGTCCGAGATACAGCATCATAAAAAATCTTCCCTATGATAGAAAAAACACATCTATGGATGAGTTTGTTATGTGCAAAAAGTGCGCGGCAGAGTATGAAAATCCAAAAGACAGGAGATACCACGCTCAGCCCATCGGGTGTCACGAGTGCGGCGCAAGTCTCTCTCTTTTTGACAACAGCGGTACAAAAATAGAGTCCAAAAACATCGTAGATATAGTCGTACAAGCTATAAGTGAGGGCAAGATTGTAGCCATAAAGGGAATAGGCGGTTATCATCTGGTTTGCGATGCCTCAAATGATAAAGCCGTGAAACTTCTGCGAGAGAGAAAAAAACGACCCTCAAAACCTTTTGGAATTATGGTAAAAGATATTGATGTTGCAAAAAAAATCGCTTATATGAACGCAAAAGAGGAGGAACTGTTTTGTTCAAACAGACGACCGATTGTCCTGCTTAAAAAAAGATATAATAAGGCACCGGACTTCTTGCATAACCTAAAAATTAGATTCCAAAGCAAGTTTGGAATGACAAAGTTTTTGAGTTTGAGTCACCCTGAACTTGATTCAGGGTCTAGTTTTGCAAGAAATCTACTGAGTGATTTTGTCGCTCCAAATATCAATCAAATCGGTCTTTTTTTGGCATATACTCCTCTTCATCATCTTATCTTGCAAAAGTTAAACCGCCCCGTAGTCGCTACAAGCGCAAATATCTCTGATGAGCCGTTATGTACTGCTTATGATGATATTATAAAGCTACTGGGGATTTGGGACTACTGTTTGGAGCATAACAGAGAGATACTCAATAGTTGCGACGACTCGGTTGCCTTTGTTGAAAATGAAAAAGTATTTATGCTAAGAAATGCAAGAGGATACGCGCCAACTTATCTGAAACTTCCAAAAACAACAGATAAAAAGATTTTGGCACTTGGAGCAAACCAGAAAAGCACAGTTGCCATAACCGTAGAAGATAGCGTGATTCTCTCACCATATATAGGGGATTTGGGAAGTTTGTCCAGTATAAACCACTTCAAATCACATATGGAGACGCTAAAGAGGATTTATGATTTTACTCCCGATGTAGTTGTTTGCGACAAACATCCAAACTATGAATCCACCAAATACGCCAAAGAGTTAAAAGCGCAAAACAAAGATATAGAGTTACTGCAAGTTCAGCATCACTATGCGCATATTTTGGCAACTATGGGTGTAAATGGTATAACGACAAAAGTTTTGGGTGTGAGTTTTGACGGAACAGGGTATGGGGATGACGGCAATCTTTGGGGCGGAGAGTTTTTGGTATGTGACTTGGAGGGGTATGAAAGAATAGGGCAGTTTAAATATTTTAAGCTTATCGGCGGTGAGAAGGCTATAAAAGAGCCGAGGCGTGTTGCCCTTAGCTTCTTGTTTGAGATATACGGCAATGAAGTTTTTAATCTTAACAATCCGACAATCAACTCTTTTTCTAGCTCTGAGATAAAAACACTCCTTAGGGCATGGAGGAACGGACTAAACGCACCTCTTAGCAGCTCTTGCGGACGACTCTTTGATGCTGTTGCATCTCTTTTGGATATAGTTCAGGTTTGCAGTTACGAGGGCGAGAGCGGTCTGCTCTTAGAGAGTCTATATGATGAAAATATTGCAGAGTATTATGAGTTTGGCACGCAAGATAACGAGATAGATTTTAGCCAAATAGTAAAACAGATTTTAGATGAAAAATATGTGCGAGTAGCGGTTTCAAAATTTTTTAACACGATAGTCGAGATTGTTTATGGGATGCACAAAAAGTACGATTTGCCATTAGTTCTAAGCGGAGGAGTGTTTCAAAACAGAGTGCTTTTAAGGTTGATTATGAGAAAGATTCCCGATGTTATTTTGCCTGAGAAATTTGTCAGTAATGACGGGGCAATCGCTTACGGACAGGCGATTGCTGCTGCTTCAAAGTTCAAAACTTTTTGA
- a CDS encoding CvpA family protein, whose protein sequence is MALSYFDIVVSIIILFLGLKGIINGFFKELFGLLGIIGGIFIASRVGENVGKLVSDSIFKLQSSAAVSFTGFLITLALFWLFMVGVGALFKKLSSVSGLGVFDKTLGFIFSASKFFLIASVIAYAAYNVKAVKTNIDQMMKNSIVFPMLVKIGSVIMKLDAIEISQDLNKSINKSTEMMQENISETLQNSTLKTLEETKKILNETVEQNTPNKESR, encoded by the coding sequence ATGGCACTTAGTTATTTTGATATCGTAGTTTCTATTATCATTCTTTTTTTGGGACTAAAAGGAATTATAAACGGCTTTTTCAAAGAGTTGTTTGGTCTTTTAGGTATTATCGGCGGTATTTTTATAGCTTCTAGAGTAGGCGAAAATGTAGGTAAACTTGTAAGCGACTCTATTTTTAAACTTCAAAGCAGCGCAGCCGTCAGTTTTACGGGCTTTTTGATTACACTTGCACTTTTTTGGCTCTTTATGGTCGGAGTAGGAGCGCTGTTTAAAAAACTTAGTTCCGTAAGCGGTCTCGGTGTTTTTGATAAAACTTTAGGTTTTATCTTTAGTGCAAGTAAATTTTTTCTTATCGCCTCTGTAATTGCGTATGCGGCTTATAATGTTAAAGCCGTAAAAACAAACATCGACCAAATGATGAAAAACAGTATCGTATTTCCTATGCTGGTTAAAATCGGAAGCGTTATTATGAAACTTGATGCCATTGAAATTTCCCAAGACCTCAATAAGAGTATAAATAAAAGTACGGAGATGATGCAAGAGAACATAAGTGAAACTCTGCAAAACTCAACACTAAAAACCTTAGAAGAGACAAAAAAAATATTAAATGAAACCGTAGAGCAAAACACACCTAATAAAGAGAGTAGATAA
- a CDS encoding Fur family transcriptional regulator, whose translation MSEITTDFNYKTVAYKQLLNNFKELLKKNNLKFTIQREVILETLYNSDEHLTPESLHNLIQEKFPDLKTGIATVYRTLSLLEESDMVTSLSFGAQGKKYELGAKHHHDHFICTVCGSITEFVDGQIEARQHKIAKELGFNMQDHSMQIYGICKNCQN comes from the coding sequence ATGTCTGAAATTACAACCGATTTCAATTATAAAACAGTTGCATATAAACAATTACTTAATAACTTTAAAGAGCTGCTTAAAAAAAACAATCTAAAGTTTACAATTCAAAGAGAAGTAATACTTGAAACGCTCTACAATTCCGATGAACACTTAACGCCGGAATCTCTTCATAATCTCATACAGGAGAAATTTCCCGACTTAAAAACAGGAATTGCAACAGTATATAGAACGCTATCGCTCTTAGAAGAGTCGGATATGGTCACATCTCTCTCTTTCGGTGCGCAAGGAAAGAAGTATGAACTCGGTGCAAAACATCATCATGATCACTTTATCTGCACCGTATGCGGAAGCATAACCGAGTTTGTTGATGGACAGATAGAAGCGAGACAACATAAAATTGCAAAGGAGTTAGGTTTTAATATGCAAGATCACTCTATGCAAATTTACGGGATTTGCAAAAATTGCCAAAACTAG
- a CDS encoding SPOR domain-containing protein: MEEEKNQLNDIILNKNSSSAGNKKIILAVATLGIILIIVVMLMNSLASSGTKNLPQAALPPEPQKEIIAGNNEPLFEEVKVVQEGAPENGSLDKIAQKLKEESIKESSKTAETVKKESAKATTVVEEPKKAEPKKAAVKEAVVPAFPAPKTAHTPTAADDSIGSHYIQVGSFEKSQPDEKLLSSISKLGYKYKFHEVKINSRTVSKVLVGPFSSQEEARKALVKVRSSVEPGAFLTKI, from the coding sequence ATGGAAGAAGAAAAAAATCAGCTTAATGATATTATTTTAAACAAAAACAGCTCATCTGCCGGAAATAAAAAAATTATTTTGGCAGTTGCGACTTTAGGTATTATTTTAATTATTGTCGTGATGCTTATGAATTCACTTGCATCAAGCGGCACTAAAAATCTACCTCAAGCAGCGCTTCCTCCTGAGCCTCAAAAAGAGATTATAGCCGGGAATAACGAACCTCTTTTTGAAGAAGTAAAAGTCGTTCAAGAAGGTGCACCTGAAAACGGTTCTCTTGATAAAATTGCACAAAAATTAAAAGAAGAGAGCATAAAAGAGAGTAGTAAAACAGCTGAAACAGTAAAAAAAGAGAGTGCTAAAGCGACAACGGTTGTTGAAGAACCTAAAAAAGCAGAACCTAAAAAAGCAGCAGTTAAAGAAGCGGTTGTACCGGCATTTCCTGCACCCAAGACAGCTCATACACCTACTGCCGCGGACGATTCTATAGGAAGCCATTACATTCAAGTAGGTTCTTTTGAAAAGAGCCAGCCTGACGAAAAGTTATTGAGTTCTATTTCAAAATTAGGCTATAAATATAAATTTCATGAAGTTAAAATAAATTCTAGAACGGTAAGTAAAGTTTTAGTAGGTCCGTTTTCTTCGCAAGAAGAAGCAAGAAAAGCATTGGTAAAAGTAAGAAGTTCTGTTGAACCGGGCGCTTTTTTAACAAAAATATAA